The sequence ATAGGAGAAATGCATTCCTTTCTTTTGAAAATCCCTTTATAACAGATAGTCTTTTATCCTAATGGGATTTTACCAAATCAGTTTTTTCGTTGGTTTTGAGGCTCAAATCACTAAGCCCTTTATGAGTAGCATATCCAATACATTCCCTCCGTGATCTTGACACGTGTCACTATTAGTCCTCGGTCGCTTAACCACTGAGTTCTCCAACACATCTCATTGTCTTGGTCAACCATCATCTTTATTTGGTCGACATGGTCTACTCCTCCATTTATTTTTTGCACTTATCGATATCCTAAGGTGTCAGCCACCACAGTTAGTCGTTCAGTTTTTCCATACCCTTACTCCAAACTCGATGTCGTCCTTCACCACTCTTAGTCTATCGACACGAGCTCGATTGACTCCAACTTCGTCGTCGACCACATCCCCTTTGCTCTACACTTGTGTGCCATAAGACAACATCCATCTATTTTTGCACTTATTGATGTTCTAAGGTGTTCGTCAATACAGTTAGTCATTCAGTTTTTCCATACCCTCGGTCCAAAACTCGACATTTGTCCTTCACCACTCTTAGTCTGTCGACACGAGCTCGATTGACCTTTTAACTTCATCGTCGACCACCACCCCTTTGTTGTACACTTACGTGCCTTAAGACAAGAGAGATGTTGCACAACACCATAACTCACGCTAAGACCAGTTAACACTAAACCTCAACGGCTCAACCAATTGTCTGCTAGTTTGaccatcacttatgacacttaggAATATATCAACAACGTGTTTGCACCATCACGTTTTGTGGCCCGACTCCCTTTTTGTGGACTTGTATGGGCGTGTGGCTAGAGAAAATTCAAACGCTCGGGTCGAACTGCCTCGTGCAGGCAGCCAGGCAAGGCCCGATAGCCGTTGGCACCAACGCACAGCATTGAGCATTCCGATCCCTTGAGCATGTACGTCACGGTGTCAACGTCATGCATGGCTACCGTATGATTTGTTTTAGAGGGCCAGCATATATGATTAATTTGGTTCGTGTTCATTCTGCGTACGTACGTGGAGTTGGGCGCAAAAACAATAAAGACGCTCGCTACGGATCGACGCAGGCGTTGCCGCGTACAACTTCTATACGCACGATGAGATAATTTGGAGATCAATAAATTCAGAAAAGTGACCCAAAAAAAAAGCACTGGCTACGATCGCCTCCACATGTATGTTTCCGTGTTTCTCACGGCCACACGGAGAGTGCTCGAGAGAAGACGAGCACGTGCAGCCATTTTTTAGTTGCCACTAGGTCCCATGGTTCAGAAAAAAAAAAAGGATCGGCTTGTGTTCTTGCCTTCTTGGTGCTTGCCAGCTACTACATGATCACATCCCTCTGGCGCGCTAGTGACTGTTAGACTGTATAAACCGTAGTTCGATCGTAAACCCAAGgtttgtttgtttgggattagaGAGGATTGAATGACGTATAATCCATAAATAGATTTCGCATTCTAGTTTTCCTTTATCCTTCGCGACAAAACCTTTGACATAAGGCACATATATACACTTTCAACCATTTTATTAAAAAACTGCCTTCCATCTGATGCAGtctaagggcatgtacagtggagagacaccaaaacggttctccaagcacaagctaagagactctattatacaatggagtgtctataaatGTAGTCTactaataaatacagaattaaatgcaTTTGTACAGCAgcagatcgatagaacagacgacaaattcgtacagtaAGAAGTGAGGCGTCTATTactacttggtttacgagccagaggcgtctcttcacggagagacggctctaagatttttttgcaaatacACCCATTAAACACCTTAAGAGCCTCCACATTAAACACCACTATACATGCCCTAATGAACCAATTTTTAACCGATTTATTATGTCGGCTCCATTCTATTATTTTTTTATAAAGTGCGAAAGAGAGCTCTAACCTTAAACGCGGTGCAACGTGGGGGAAAAAAAGACTCTCACCGATGCTACTGCTGTAGCGCACCGCCCCCCGATGGAACAGCTCAATCGTCCCCATCATGTCGTCGCACGTCAAAAGCATGGCATGGCCGAACCGCCGCCCGAACGGAGCAGGGCGACAACACCGTCCTCGAAAGCTAGCTGACGAGGCGGGGCATCGTCAAGGCCACCGCGCCCCGGGACCTCACaatcacgcgcgcgcgcgcgcgagtGGTCACTCGTCGCCGGCCTCGCCTGTCGCCACCTTGCCGCTGCCCTTCTCACGAAAGACGCGGCCGCGTTCGGCGTAGGCGAGTGGGTGACATAGCCCTGCCGTACGCGGAAGCCGGAACGAACCTGATGTGGTCGCGAGGGCGCCGATTCGACGTGCACGTTACCACGCTCGCCGCGCGTCGCTGTCTGCATGCCAGACTCCCCTCCCCCACCCCCCGCCCCTGCCGTTTCTGGCGTCCCGTCGGCGTCGGGGCGCGACAGAGCTGTGCCGAATGGCCATTCTCGGACGACAGGGGGTccgatcgagggaggagatgaggtccactcgtcgtcgtcgtcgtcgtcacagaTCGCATTCATCTAGACAAGCGTTCCGGCACTTTGGCACGCGCCTAACTCCCGTCCACCGAATGAATGGCCCCCGGGCGATCGGCGTTCGGCGCCCAAGCTGTTCctatttatgcttcgctgtgccgTCGGGCTCGCAAGCATTCTCTTTCAGGTTCCAGGCTCTGGGTCGCCGGTTGTGCCGACTCCGCCCCCGCGACTGCTGCGAGCATCGCGAGTTCGAGACGAGGTATGGCTCGCTCCGGTTCTTTGGCCTTGTGCATCGTAGAAAGACATGCGCGCTAGCTAGTAGAACAGTACTACTACTAGAAGAAACAAACTCCTCACTGTCAAGCTCTGCTCTGTCGccgtttcttcttcttcctgcttATATATGTCCGTGATGTTAATTTCGTTCCATCTTCGCAGTTTCCTTCAAGCATAGAGATCAGCGCGATGGATGACTTCTCTATGATCAGTGACCACAGCATGCTACTCCAAGGCCACGGCATGCTCGGTGCCGAAGGATGCCTTGGTACCCGAGGTTCTTCAGGCGTTCTTCCGACTGGAGGCCGCAGGACCGTCCCAGTCCCAGCGCTCCAACTCCAAGATGACCGCAACAACAAGGGGGAAGACATGTTCTTCTCCGACTGGCCTGAGCTGGCCAGCTTCGACGATCTCGAGGCTAGCCTGAGGTGATCCACTTGGCACATGTGCGGCCCTTTACCATCAGCAACGCCACCGGCCGCTTTGTGAATTGTGATGCCTGACCAagtttttcttttttctctttccaTTTCATGAAGAAATTTCGATCCTACGTTTGAGATTGGGAGCAGTTATTTTGATGACATGCTATGGCCCTCAAATTGCTCACCGGGAGCTCAGCTAGCACGGAACGGCTACTCTGACGATATTGATTTCTCAATCGATCAAAAAGACAGCAACAGCACTCCGAAGGTACTCGAATTCCTGATTGCCTTCTCTACCCTATATAGTATGATGCAAAGAGCCAATAACTTTGCCCCTGTGAATATGCAACATATCATGAGTCCTGATCATTTTTTTAATCTTTCTTGATCGACCTATGCAGGTAAATACGACAAAAACCAAGCAACAGTCCAGGAGAAACGGAGCTAGTGGTGGTAGCAGTGGTACAGCCTCGAACCACGAAGCACATGCCAGCTCCTCTTCCGGTCTTTCGGACGCCGAACTCTTCCTCCACCCGTTCGATGATACTACAGCACTAGCGAGCCAAACGTGGGAGGAGGACCTACAGGCCATTCTTTGTTCGATTCCGGAAACGCGAGCAGTCGTCCCAGCGGCGTCAACCGCCATGTGCGCCGATGGCTCGTCCACCTGTTGCTCGGGGCCAGACATCGTTGCCGCTCACCACGTTCCTCGCTCGGCGACGGCGACGACTAAAGACGCCGCCTTTAGTGGGTCTCCGGACACGATCCTGGAGGAGATGGCTGAGAACCCGCTGGACATGTACTTCCCTCCACTGCCAACAACATCCGGACAGTCCGGAACGATGATGATGAGCGACACCACTTGGGCGCCGGAACATCGGTTCCGAGAAGAGTTCGCGGGCAGCTGCGCTCTGGGGTGCGCGGAGCTACGGTTCTGCTCGGAGGACGTGGCCTCCGCAGGAGTATTTCATAAGCAGCCTGGCTCGGCGACGGCGGTCGTCCTGGATGCCGTGCCAGTGAAGGATCTTTCGTTTCAGAAGCTTCAGCATGGCATGAACCAGGTACGTACTAGGCGATTTGCAGTTACTGCCACAGCATTTCGTAAACCATTCTTGTTCGTCGTGTGAAGTTGATACTTACTTTTTATATCCTTTTGATGTGCTGTGCTGTGCCTGTGCCATGCAGCTTGATCTGGCCACCAGAGGACGCATACGGGATTCCCTGTACCGGTTGGCCAACAGGCTTGAACAAACGCATTGCGTTGCCAGAACAAGCGGAAGAATGGGTTCAAATAGGTAACTACTCATATTGCATTTTTTGTTTTTCTTGGATGCCAATGCCATGCATGTTCTGGTCCACAAGTTCGTGTCCTGAATGTGTTTAGAATGTTACGTTACGTGTGGCAGGTTCGAATCGGACGGGTGGGGCGAAACGCAGACGACGAGCCCCATGGATCGGTTAGTCGCGCAGCTCCTTCTGCAGAAACCCTCTCGCCGGAAGACTACCCCGCCGCACCGCGTGACGTAGTTTTCCTCCACCGGAGGCGGAGACCCTAGTCGCCGCTTGCATCAATGCAAGGACTATACCTCGTTCCTGAATTCTGTCCTGCTTCTGCTCTGAAAGCCTGTAATACAAGAAAAAGAATCATATTTAGCATCGGAATATAACATGGCCACTTATTTAGCACCGGAAAAGCAATTCTTTTGATATAAAGGCAATTCTTTTGATATAGACAACATCAACTGCGACTACTGGCAGATCTTTTTCGTTCGCAACTTCCTAGCTGTCACCGCACTCACCAACGTCATCGTCTCGGCCCCCCTTCTAGCTCCTATAACGTCATCTTTTGTTGATTTCAGAGTTGCTCCCATGCATGATCTGCACGGGTAAAATTGCAATGGCAAAGAATAATATTACGACCACAACTTCAAAGGCTGTAACCATATATCTCGTCCTCACGAAACAAGTGAGAACATGAACGACATCAACATAGGGCCATCAGCATAGGGCGTTGGTTGAGGCGATTCTGTTAAAAACAGCCTGTTAGAGGCACTTGACTTTGCGAGCAAACCTGTTAGAGGCACCCTCGGGTCATCAGCATAGGGCGTTGGTTGAGGCGATTCTGGCATTGGCGGGAAGGAGACATTATGATCTAGGCGTTAGGGGATTAGTAATTGGCCTGTAATTGAGCTGTAACTCATATAAATACCGGCTGTTAGAGAGCTagaactaagggggtgtttggttgtagggactaaagattagtctatagtttttagtctcatttagtcacTTTTTtaccaaacactaggactaaaatatagactaaaatgatttagtctttagtccttcacatatgtGATAAAAGGGACTAAATCATATTAATTCCACATTTACCCCTCATTTAGTTCAGTTGTACTAATAGCAATAGAATGTTAAAGGccattttagtcttcttatgagtcatttagtatattcttactatttttagcctatagaaccaaacatgttagggactaaattttagtccgctaactaaactttagtccataAACTAAaaaaccaaacatggcctaaaTGGATAGCAGAAACTCCAATAGTAAATTCCTTCCTACCCGCGTCTGTTGAGAAGAAGCGTCTTATCGAAGCTCGCCAACCGATGTTCGTCTCGGCACCTTCCGACGACAAGCGGCTCACATCAGTGGAGACCCTTCCTCGGCAAGGGTCATTACAACTGGTATTAGAGCCAATCGAACTTTGGCTAGGGTAGGAGTTGTGGTCTCGACGGCTTGTCCCTTGGTTCAAACCCGCTTCATACCGAAAGCTATGGCAGATAGAGATCGTGTGAGCTAGGAAAATTGGAATCGCGTGTTTGAATCCTTCGATGTAGTGAACAACTGATTGAAAGAGGTAGAAAGGATTCAACAGCACATGCGCGCTTTCAACTTCTACGATATTGAGATATTAACTTTGCAACATTTGAAAGTTGCCCTCTTTAGAATGCGGAATTcttttcgttttctttttttttcttttgaaaATAAACTAATTCCTATGAAATTTCTGTATATATTTTTAAAATTTCTGTATTTCAAAACGGACCTAATATAATTAGGGATGGTAATGAATCGTGATCCAAATACTTATTCACAATGGTATGTCTTTAATTAAATTTTAATTAAAAATGGATATAAATAGAGACCTATCATAATCTGATCCGATTCTTACATCTTATAGTGTAAAACTTAGAGTCTATTGTCACCCCTAAA is a genomic window of Zea mays cultivar B73 chromosome 5, Zm-B73-REFERENCE-NAM-5.0, whole genome shotgun sequence containing:
- the LOC100382933 gene encoding uncharacterized protein LOC100382933 precursor; amino-acid sequence: MLRCAVGLASILFQVPGSGSPVVPTPPPRLLRASRVRDEFPSSIEISAMDDFSMISDHSMLLQGHGMLGAEGCLGTRGSSGVLPTGGRRTVPVPALQLQDDRNNKGEDMFFSDWPELASFDDLEASLRNFDPTFEIGSSYFDDMLWPSNCSPGAQLARNGYSDDIDFSIDQKDSNSTPKVNTTKTKQQSRRNGASGGSSGTASNHEAHASSSSGLSDAELFLHPFDDTTALASQTWEEDLQAILCSIPETRAVVPAASTAMCADGSSTCCSGPDIVAAHHVPRSATATTKDAAFSGSPDTILEEMAENPLDMYFPPLPTTSGQSGTMMMSDTTWAPEHRFREEFAGSCALGCAELRFCSEDVASAGVFHKQPGSATAVVLDAVPVKDLSFQKLQHGMNQLDLATRGRIRDSLYRLANRLEQTHCVARTSGRMGSNRFESDGWGETQTTSPMDRLVAQLLLQKPSRRKTTPPHRVT